The following proteins come from a genomic window of Sphaerisporangium rubeum:
- a CDS encoding ABC transporter permease, whose product MTDISPMAPVRLPRRAGGRRLGAPGWAAALPLLIFVGLAFGVPAAALLGGAFTSEGSFTTANLTESLQGAYLTALLGSVKLSVLVAVTGAVLGTFLAQAVVTSRFRALREAVLTASGVLANFGGVPLAFAWIATLGNSGVLTRGLGLGDAGWSLYSFWGLALVYLYFSIPLMVLVMVPALDGLRPQWREAARGNGASAWQFWRYVGVPVLTPALLGGVVLLFGGAFAAYATAAAMVGTVVPLVTLQIADALTGNVLIGHENVALALSFDMIVVAGLVMAVYLPLQRRSARWLR is encoded by the coding sequence ATGACGGACATCTCCCCCATGGCGCCGGTCCGCCTGCCCCGCAGGGCCGGCGGACGGCGCCTCGGCGCGCCGGGCTGGGCCGCGGCGCTGCCTCTGCTGATCTTCGTGGGGCTCGCCTTCGGCGTCCCCGCCGCGGCCCTGCTCGGCGGCGCGTTCACCTCCGAGGGCTCGTTCACCACGGCCAACCTCACCGAGTCGCTCCAGGGGGCCTACCTCACGGCGCTGCTCGGCAGCGTCAAGCTCTCCGTGCTGGTCGCCGTCACCGGCGCCGTGCTCGGGACGTTCCTCGCGCAGGCCGTCGTGACGTCGCGGTTCCGCGCGCTGCGTGAGGCCGTGCTGACGGCGTCCGGGGTGCTCGCCAACTTCGGTGGCGTTCCGCTGGCGTTCGCGTGGATCGCGACCCTCGGCAACTCCGGCGTGCTCACCCGCGGCCTCGGCCTCGGCGACGCCGGGTGGAGCCTGTACAGCTTCTGGGGTCTCGCGCTGGTGTACCTGTACTTCTCCATCCCGCTGATGGTGCTGGTCATGGTGCCGGCGCTGGACGGCCTGCGTCCGCAGTGGCGGGAGGCGGCGCGCGGCAACGGCGCGTCGGCGTGGCAGTTCTGGCGGTACGTCGGCGTCCCGGTGCTCACCCCCGCGCTGCTCGGCGGGGTCGTGCTGCTGTTCGGCGGGGCCTTCGCCGCGTACGCCACCGCCGCCGCCATGGTCGGCACGGTCGTGCCGCTGGTCACGCTGCAGATCGCGGACGCGCTCACCGGCAACGTGCTGATCGGCCACGAGAACGTGGCGCTCGCGCTCAGCTTCGACATGATCGTGGTGGCCGGTCTGGTGATGGCCGTCTACCTGCCCCTCCAGCGCAGGAGCGCGCGATGGCTGCGCTGA
- a CDS encoding ABC transporter substrate-binding protein, giving the protein MHSSRTRMVGLAAVLTVATSLGAACGAAPTAGTGVTAAGAGKTATSAADFGGLDELVEAAKKEGRLNVIALPPNWANYGEIISAFTAKYGIKVNSENPDGSSQDEINAVKTRKGQDRAPDVLDLGTAFALSGAAEGLFAPYKVQSWDKIPEGQKDADGAWYNDYGGYVSIGCDAKKVGNCPQSFADLLKPEYKGQVALNGNPTKAGAAFAGVYAASLANGGSFDDIQPGIEFFGKLKDAGNFNPVESTPATVQSGETPISIDWDYLNAGYTDEFTGKGVDWKIAVPSDGKYAQFYAQAINKDAPHPAAARLWQEFLYSPEGQNLWLKGYARPVLLPAMQADGSADATLVAKLPAVDGTPQFPTDAQVTKAKEVLATGWGAAVSG; this is encoded by the coding sequence GTGCATTCATCCCGTACGCGTATGGTCGGCCTGGCGGCCGTCCTTACCGTCGCCACTTCTCTTGGCGCCGCCTGTGGCGCCGCACCGACCGCGGGCACCGGCGTCACCGCCGCCGGTGCCGGCAAGACCGCCACCTCGGCGGCCGACTTCGGCGGCCTGGACGAACTGGTCGAGGCCGCGAAGAAGGAAGGCCGGCTCAACGTCATCGCCCTCCCGCCGAACTGGGCCAACTACGGCGAGATCATCTCGGCGTTCACCGCCAAGTACGGCATCAAGGTCAACAGCGAGAACCCGGACGGGTCCAGCCAGGACGAGATCAACGCCGTCAAGACCCGCAAGGGCCAGGACCGCGCACCCGACGTCCTCGACCTCGGCACCGCGTTCGCGCTGAGCGGCGCCGCCGAAGGCCTGTTCGCGCCGTACAAGGTGCAGTCCTGGGACAAGATCCCCGAGGGCCAGAAGGACGCGGACGGCGCCTGGTACAACGACTACGGCGGCTACGTCTCCATCGGCTGCGACGCCAAGAAGGTCGGCAACTGCCCGCAGTCGTTCGCCGACCTGCTCAAGCCCGAGTACAAGGGCCAGGTCGCGCTGAACGGCAACCCGACCAAGGCGGGTGCCGCGTTCGCCGGGGTATACGCCGCGTCGCTGGCCAACGGCGGCTCGTTCGACGACATCCAGCCCGGCATCGAGTTCTTCGGCAAGCTCAAGGACGCCGGGAACTTCAACCCCGTCGAGTCGACCCCGGCGACCGTGCAGAGCGGCGAGACCCCGATCAGCATCGACTGGGACTACCTCAACGCCGGTTACACCGACGAGTTCACCGGCAAGGGTGTCGACTGGAAGATCGCCGTCCCCTCCGACGGCAAGTACGCGCAGTTCTACGCGCAGGCCATCAACAAGGACGCACCCCACCCGGCCGCCGCGCGGCTGTGGCAGGAGTTCCTGTACAGCCCCGAGGGCCAGAACCTGTGGCTGAAGGGCTACGCGCGTCCCGTGCTGCTGCCGGCCATGCAGGCCGACGGCTCGGCCGACGCGACCCTCGTCGCCAAGCTCCCCGCCGTGGACGGCACGCCGCAGTTCCCGACCGACGCGCAGGTCACCAAGGCCAAGGAGGTCCTGGCCACCGGCTGGGGCGCCGCGGTCTCGGGCTGA
- a CDS encoding (Fe-S)-binding protein, with protein sequence MRVALFVTCVNDTLFPNTGKAVVSLLRRLGVDVDFPQEQTCCGQMHVNTGYRDEGVRLARGFLSVFGRYDAVVSPSGSCASMVREQYPKLAAGMGATRAKAFTRVHRGRTRFAEAVAEVTPKVYDLSEFLVDVLGVTDVGACFPHRVTYHPTCHSLRGLRVGDRPVRLLEAVRGLELVPLPQADECCGFGGTFAVKNAAVSAAMCADKIGHVMDTGAEVLCAADNSCLMHIGGALRRQRSGVRVMHLAEILASTEDLGARR encoded by the coding sequence ATGCGGGTCGCCCTGTTCGTCACATGCGTCAACGACACATTGTTCCCAAACACCGGCAAGGCGGTCGTCTCGCTGCTGCGGCGGCTCGGGGTGGACGTGGACTTTCCGCAGGAGCAGACCTGTTGCGGGCAGATGCACGTCAACACCGGGTACCGCGACGAGGGGGTACGGCTGGCGCGCGGCTTCCTCTCGGTGTTCGGTCGGTACGACGCGGTGGTCTCGCCGTCAGGGTCGTGCGCGTCGATGGTGCGCGAGCAGTACCCGAAGCTGGCGGCCGGCATGGGGGCCACAAGAGCGAAGGCGTTCACGCGGGTGCACAGGGGACGCACGCGGTTCGCTGAGGCGGTGGCCGAGGTGACGCCTAAGGTGTACGACCTGTCGGAGTTCCTGGTGGACGTGCTCGGGGTGACCGATGTGGGGGCCTGTTTTCCGCATCGGGTGACCTATCACCCGACGTGCCACTCGTTGCGCGGATTGCGGGTGGGGGACCGGCCGGTGCGGCTGCTTGAGGCGGTGCGGGGGCTGGAACTGGTGCCGCTGCCGCAGGCGGACGAGTGCTGCGGGTTCGGCGGGACGTTCGCGGTGAAGAACGCGGCGGTGTCGGCGGCGATGTGCGCCGACAAGATCGGTCACGTGATGGACACCGGGGCCGAGGTGCTGTGCGCCGCGGACAACTCGTGCCTGATGCACATCGGGGGAGCGCTGCGGCGGCAGCGGTCCGGGGTGCGGGTCATGCACCTGGCGGAGATACTCGCGAGCACGGAGGACCTGGGGGCACGGCGGTGA
- a CDS encoding LLM class F420-dependent oxidoreductase — MSDDLRLGLNLGYWQRHATDATDLVQAAERLGYDSVWTAEAYGSDVFTPLAWYGARTTRIKLGTSVAQISARSPVTTAMTAMTLDHLTGGRLLLGIGASGPQVVEGWYGRPFPYPLARTREYIDIMRKVWRREAPVTNDGPHYPLPYPGGTGLGKPLKLITHPLRPEIPVYLGAEGPKNVALAAELTDGWLPLFTIPQQIPALYGDSLAKASPGFDIAAMVLVMVTNDLREALDTVKLMLTLYIGGMGARSKNFHADIISRMGYAEAAEKIQHLYLTGKKDEAFKAIPDTLADDISLLGPPARIRERLRLWRDSPVTTLLAMGPHDEPALRTVRDLVLG; from the coding sequence ATGAGCGACGACCTGCGACTCGGCCTCAACCTCGGCTACTGGCAACGCCACGCCACCGACGCCACCGACCTCGTCCAGGCCGCGGAACGCCTCGGCTACGACTCGGTCTGGACCGCCGAGGCCTACGGCTCCGACGTCTTCACCCCTCTGGCCTGGTACGGAGCCCGCACCACCCGCATCAAACTCGGCACGAGCGTCGCGCAGATCTCCGCACGCTCCCCCGTGACCACCGCCATGACCGCCATGACCCTGGACCACCTCACCGGTGGCCGCCTCCTGCTCGGCATCGGCGCCTCCGGCCCCCAGGTCGTCGAAGGCTGGTACGGCCGGCCTTTCCCCTACCCCTTGGCCCGCACCCGCGAATACATCGACATCATGCGCAAGGTCTGGCGCAGAGAGGCCCCCGTCACCAACGACGGCCCCCACTACCCCCTTCCGTACCCCGGCGGCACCGGCCTCGGCAAACCCCTGAAACTCATCACCCACCCGTTGCGTCCCGAAATCCCCGTCTACCTAGGCGCGGAAGGCCCCAAGAACGTGGCCCTCGCCGCCGAACTCACCGACGGCTGGCTTCCCCTCTTCACCATCCCCCAGCAGATCCCGGCCCTGTACGGCGACTCCCTGGCCAAAGCCTCCCCCGGCTTCGACATCGCCGCCATGGTCCTCGTCATGGTCACCAACGACCTCCGCGAGGCCCTGGACACCGTGAAACTCATGCTGACCCTGTACATCGGCGGCATGGGAGCCAGATCCAAGAACTTCCACGCCGACATCATCAGCAGAATGGGCTACGCCGAAGCAGCCGAGAAGATCCAGCACCTCTACCTGACCGGCAAGAAAGACGAAGCCTTCAAAGCCATCCCCGACACCCTCGCGGACGACATCTCCCTCCTCGGCCCTCCCGCCAGGATCCGCGAACGCCTCCGGCTATGGCGAGACTCCCCGGTGACAACCCTGCTCGCCATGGGCCCCCACGACGAGCCGGCACTCCGCACCGTCCGCGACCTGGTACTCGGCTGA
- a CDS encoding DNA polymerase III subunit alpha — MFPHLHVASAYSLRYGTAFPAALAARAAERGMDMLALTDRDGMYGVVKHVQACAAAGVAPIAGVDFALDRPGDDACRVTVLARSGGWAHLCRLTTEAHQAGERGEPYVTRAMIARHADGLVVLLGPRSDAGHAVAERRDQRARELLAAWRAAVPDLVVEVVDHYGQRDAVVARRMLALAKAAGLSAVLTNAVRHLDPGDYRVGDVLDAARKLVPLHPRHLEHSAAHAYLKDGREMALMARRVCGDGAAELLATTRRVAERCVLDPLEVLALVGDPQRLHLPEVDADPVPLLRRRCEEGLAHRGMERSSQARDRLADELAVIERKRLSGYFIVVAGITDMIREMGVRCAVRGSAAGSLVTHLLRIGEVNPLDHGLLMERFLCDSRRGLPDIDVDVESARRLDCYRAILGRYGESRVACVSMMETYRARSAIRDVGAAMGLPPHEIDTIAKAFPHVRARQIRTALTDLPELRGSGLNDRALSTMFTLAERLDGLPRHIALHPCGVLVGNAGLRDRTPVERSLLEFPMSQFDKEDVEELGLLKLDVLGVRMQSAMAYTLKEIERVDGTRVDLEQDVPRDDTPTYDMIRTGRTLGCFQIESPGQRELVAKMEPRQIHDLIVDISLFRPGPVNSDMVTPFLEARHGWREPAYPHPRLRDALAETHGVVVFHEQVLRIIDIMTGCGLSEAERIRRKLGDPSARQEIMTWWECNVLPEYDRAATDHAWHILDAFGSFGFCKAHAAAFALPTYQSAWLKRHHTAAFFAGLLTHEPGMYPNRVLLDDARRCGVTVLPLDVNRSARHWQVERRTGAPGDDLDHIGQGYGLRVPFSSVKGVSEAEIDRMVAGQPYTSLADFWARARPSRPVAERVVEVGGLDDLHDVHPGGPRWRPGRLTRRDLVAHIGTLERASATGTVTAARAAAVQIPMAFTERIEPGEFPEMTEAEAVQAELEILGMDVSHHVLDFHTELLDAIGVVRSRELLTMRAGAEILVAGVKVATQTPAVRSGRRVIFTTLDDSTGPVDLTFFENVQGHCAATVFGSWLLVAKGVVRRAGGRAVTLRALDCWNLVDLDELWRTRGTAELRRLLLTPRPTTPGVTGVPLTYANGFRVSPYADIGAPPGIRTPPKKLWHSSPGSSGPTAP, encoded by the coding sequence ATGTTCCCCCACCTGCACGTCGCCTCCGCCTATTCCCTGCGGTACGGCACGGCGTTCCCCGCCGCACTGGCGGCCCGCGCCGCCGAGCGCGGCATGGACATGCTCGCGCTGACCGACCGTGACGGCATGTACGGCGTCGTCAAGCACGTCCAGGCGTGCGCCGCCGCCGGTGTCGCCCCCATCGCCGGCGTCGACTTCGCGCTGGACCGTCCCGGTGACGACGCCTGCCGCGTGACCGTGCTCGCCAGGTCCGGCGGGTGGGCCCACCTGTGCCGGCTCACCACCGAGGCCCACCAGGCGGGGGAGCGCGGTGAGCCGTACGTCACCCGCGCCATGATCGCCAGGCACGCCGACGGCCTGGTGGTCCTGCTCGGCCCGAGGTCCGACGCCGGTCACGCGGTCGCCGAGCGCCGCGACCAGCGGGCCCGCGAGCTGCTGGCGGCGTGGCGCGCCGCCGTACCCGACCTGGTGGTGGAGGTCGTCGACCACTACGGGCAGCGAGACGCCGTCGTCGCGCGCCGCATGCTGGCCCTGGCGAAGGCGGCGGGCCTGTCCGCCGTGCTGACCAACGCCGTACGCCATCTGGACCCCGGCGACTACCGGGTGGGGGACGTGCTCGACGCGGCACGCAAACTCGTGCCGCTGCACCCCCGCCACCTGGAGCACTCCGCCGCGCACGCCTACCTCAAGGACGGCCGCGAGATGGCCCTGATGGCGAGACGCGTCTGCGGCGACGGCGCCGCCGAGCTGCTCGCCACCACCCGCCGCGTCGCCGAGCGCTGCGTGCTCGACCCACTGGAGGTCCTCGCGCTCGTCGGCGACCCGCAACGGCTGCACCTGCCTGAAGTGGACGCCGACCCCGTGCCGCTGCTGCGCCGCCGCTGCGAGGAAGGCCTGGCCCACCGCGGCATGGAACGCTCCAGTCAGGCCCGCGACCGCCTCGCCGACGAGCTCGCCGTCATCGAGCGCAAACGGCTGTCGGGGTACTTCATCGTCGTCGCCGGCATCACCGACATGATCCGCGAGATGGGGGTGCGCTGCGCCGTACGCGGCTCGGCGGCCGGCAGCCTCGTCACGCACCTGCTGCGCATCGGCGAGGTCAACCCCCTCGACCACGGCCTGCTCATGGAGCGCTTCCTGTGCGACAGCCGCAGAGGGCTGCCGGACATCGACGTGGACGTGGAGTCCGCGCGGCGCCTCGACTGCTACCGTGCCATCCTCGGCCGGTACGGCGAGAGCCGCGTCGCGTGCGTGTCGATGATGGAGACCTACCGGGCCCGCAGCGCCATCCGTGACGTCGGCGCCGCCATGGGCCTGCCGCCGCACGAGATCGACACCATCGCCAAGGCGTTCCCTCACGTACGGGCCCGCCAGATCCGTACCGCGCTCACCGATCTGCCGGAACTGCGCGGCAGCGGCCTGAACGACCGCGCGCTGTCCACGATGTTCACGCTCGCCGAGAGACTCGACGGCCTGCCACGGCACATCGCGCTGCACCCCTGCGGCGTCCTCGTCGGCAACGCCGGGCTGCGCGACCGCACCCCCGTGGAACGCAGCCTGCTGGAGTTCCCGATGAGCCAGTTCGACAAGGAGGACGTCGAGGAGCTCGGGCTGCTCAAGCTCGACGTGCTCGGCGTGCGCATGCAGTCCGCCATGGCGTACACGCTGAAGGAGATCGAGCGCGTGGACGGCACGCGCGTCGACCTGGAGCAGGACGTGCCGAGGGACGACACCCCCACCTACGACATGATCCGCACCGGCCGCACGCTCGGCTGCTTCCAGATCGAGTCCCCCGGTCAGCGTGAACTGGTCGCCAAGATGGAACCCCGGCAGATCCACGACCTGATCGTGGACATCTCGCTGTTCCGTCCCGGTCCCGTCAACTCCGACATGGTCACCCCGTTCCTGGAGGCGCGGCACGGCTGGCGCGAACCGGCCTACCCCCACCCGCGGCTGCGCGACGCGCTGGCCGAGACCCACGGCGTCGTCGTCTTCCACGAACAGGTGCTGCGGATCATCGACATCATGACCGGCTGCGGCCTGTCGGAGGCCGAGCGTATCCGCCGCAAGCTCGGCGACCCCTCGGCACGGCAGGAGATCATGACGTGGTGGGAGTGCAACGTGCTTCCCGAGTACGACCGCGCCGCCACCGACCACGCCTGGCACATCCTCGACGCCTTCGGCTCCTTCGGCTTCTGCAAGGCCCACGCCGCCGCGTTCGCGCTGCCGACCTACCAGTCGGCCTGGCTGAAACGCCACCACACCGCCGCGTTCTTCGCCGGACTCCTCACCCATGAACCCGGCATGTACCCCAACAGGGTGCTGCTGGACGACGCGCGCCGCTGCGGCGTGACCGTCCTGCCGCTGGACGTCAACCGCTCGGCACGGCACTGGCAGGTGGAACGCCGCACCGGCGCACCCGGCGACGACCTCGACCACATCGGCCAGGGTTACGGACTGCGCGTCCCCTTCTCGTCGGTGAAAGGCGTCAGCGAGGCCGAGATCGACCGCATGGTCGCCGGACAGCCGTACACCTCACTCGCCGATTTCTGGGCCAGGGCCCGGCCCTCCCGTCCGGTCGCCGAACGCGTCGTCGAGGTCGGCGGCCTCGACGACCTGCACGACGTCCACCCCGGCGGCCCCCGCTGGCGTCCCGGCCGGCTGACCCGCCGCGACCTGGTGGCGCACATCGGCACCCTGGAACGCGCTTCGGCGACCGGCACCGTCACGGCCGCGCGGGCCGCCGCCGTGCAGATCCCCATGGCGTTCACCGAACGCATCGAACCCGGCGAGTTCCCCGAGATGACCGAAGCCGAGGCCGTGCAGGCCGAACTGGAGATCCTCGGCATGGACGTCAGCCACCACGTCCTGGACTTCCACACCGAACTCCTCGACGCCATCGGCGTGGTCCGCTCCCGTGAACTGCTCACCATGCGCGCCGGCGCCGAGATCCTGGTGGCAGGCGTCAAGGTCGCCACCCAGACCCCCGCCGTCCGCTCCGGCCGCCGCGTCATCTTCACCACCCTCGACGACTCCACCGGCCCCGTCGACCTCACGTTCTTCGAGAACGTCCAGGGTCACTGCGCCGCCACCGTCTTCGGCTCCTGGCTCCTGGTCGCCAAAGGCGTCGTACGCCGCGCCGGCGGCCGTGCCGTCACCCTGCGGGCCCTCGACTGCTGGAACCTGGTCGACCTGGACGAACTGTGGCGCACCCGGGGCACCGCCGAACTCCGCCGCCTCCTGCTGACCCCCCGTCCCACCACCCCCGGCGTCACCGGCGTCCCCCTCACCTACGCCAACGGCTTCCGCGTCTCCCCGTACGCCGACATCGGCGCACCTCCCGGCATCCGCACCCCTCCGAAGAAGCTGTGGCACTCCAGCCCCGGCAGCTCCGGCCCCACCGCTCCGTAA
- a CDS encoding WD40 repeat domain-containing serine/threonine protein kinase, which translates to MIVAEDVGTVVAGRYRLVRLLGEGGMGSAWQAVDERLRRDVAIKQLRLPHGIRSEARGQLVARVEREAQAAGRLRHPGIITVHDLLTDERGLPWIVMELVAGASLDQIVEEGGRLSPEWTARIGAQVASALAAAHAAGIVHRDVKPANILLEGDRVVLTDFGIASLEGDTTLTPTGLMIGTPAYMAPEQIDGAAATAASDMWALGATLYKAVEGRPPFEAPTPAALLMSVNRGKPAPMTHAGPLHPLLRALLSKNPASRPTAATAAASLTELTTPAEPTRPIRRDRTGEPARTLPPVRRPAQPLMRRPVVTRRRVLLGLGAAAVLTAVPTTYLLTRRTGPDWSTPAPLAADFPGHSSTITSLVFTSDGKTMISASADDVVRWWNVLDGKPVGRPFTTGAGPTPKLLLSPQGTVLAVNGVIPATSDTSEKHSLRLWTPDRRLIGDLTLEDSGDYARRMAFSADGKRLAVFHNYDFQLRVYDTATRERLIGFPRKGNDADALAYSPDGKLLASASRLGDVSELQLWDISSATPIDPPVKHPSLITALAFDPKGRVLVSGDDDSIVSLWDPATVTAITKLPRRHAAPVQAIAFTPDGSVLATGATGVVCLWDMTSRRLIGNPLPHPGTVSSLMFHPNGDLLATGGTDGKIRLWQP; encoded by the coding sequence ATGATTGTGGCGGAGGACGTCGGAACGGTGGTGGCCGGCCGGTACCGGCTGGTGCGATTACTCGGCGAAGGCGGCATGGGCTCCGCCTGGCAGGCGGTGGACGAACGGCTGCGGCGTGATGTCGCCATCAAACAATTGCGGCTGCCCCACGGCATCCGCTCCGAGGCGCGCGGCCAGCTGGTGGCCCGGGTGGAACGCGAGGCCCAGGCGGCGGGACGGCTGCGCCACCCCGGCATCATCACCGTCCACGACCTGCTCACCGACGAGCGGGGCCTGCCATGGATCGTCATGGAACTCGTCGCGGGTGCCTCACTCGACCAGATCGTGGAGGAAGGCGGCCGGCTGTCCCCCGAGTGGACCGCTCGCATCGGCGCACAGGTCGCCTCCGCACTGGCCGCCGCGCACGCCGCCGGCATCGTGCACCGCGACGTCAAACCGGCCAACATCCTCCTGGAAGGCGACCGGGTGGTCCTCACCGACTTCGGCATCGCCTCCCTGGAAGGCGACACCACCCTCACCCCCACCGGCCTCATGATCGGCACTCCGGCGTACATGGCCCCCGAGCAGATCGACGGCGCCGCCGCCACCGCCGCCTCCGACATGTGGGCCTTGGGGGCCACCCTCTACAAGGCGGTCGAAGGCCGTCCCCCGTTCGAGGCCCCCACCCCCGCCGCACTGCTGATGTCCGTCAACCGCGGCAAACCCGCCCCCATGACCCACGCCGGCCCGCTCCACCCCCTGCTGCGGGCTCTGCTGAGCAAGAATCCCGCCTCCCGTCCCACCGCCGCCACCGCCGCCGCGTCCCTGACCGAACTGACCACCCCCGCCGAACCGACCCGCCCCATCCGCCGTGACCGCACCGGCGAGCCGGCCAGGACCCTCCCGCCGGTCCGCCGGCCCGCACAGCCCCTCATGCGCCGTCCCGTCGTCACCCGCCGCCGTGTCCTGCTCGGCCTCGGCGCCGCCGCTGTGCTCACCGCCGTCCCCACGACCTACCTCCTCACCCGCCGCACCGGCCCCGATTGGAGCACCCCCGCACCCTTGGCCGCCGACTTCCCCGGCCACAGCTCCACGATCACCTCTCTGGTGTTCACCTCCGACGGCAAGACCATGATCAGCGCCAGCGCCGACGACGTCGTCCGCTGGTGGAACGTCCTCGACGGCAAGCCGGTCGGCCGTCCGTTCACCACCGGAGCGGGGCCCACACCGAAACTGCTGCTCAGCCCGCAGGGCACCGTGCTGGCCGTCAACGGCGTGATCCCCGCCACGAGCGACACCAGTGAGAAGCACTCGCTGCGGCTGTGGACGCCTGACCGCCGGCTCATCGGCGATCTCACTCTGGAGGACTCAGGGGACTACGCACGGCGCATGGCGTTCAGTGCGGACGGCAAACGGCTGGCCGTCTTCCACAACTACGACTTCCAGCTCCGCGTCTACGACACCGCCACCCGTGAGCGGCTCATCGGATTCCCCCGTAAAGGCAACGACGCCGACGCCTTGGCCTACAGCCCCGACGGCAAACTCCTCGCCAGCGCCAGCAGACTTGGCGACGTGAGCGAACTGCAACTGTGGGACATAAGCTCCGCGACCCCCATCGATCCGCCGGTGAAGCACCCGTCCCTCATCACCGCGCTCGCCTTCGACCCCAAAGGCCGCGTCCTGGTCTCCGGTGACGACGACTCCATCGTCTCCCTCTGGGACCCCGCCACCGTCACCGCCATCACCAAACTCCCCAGACGCCACGCCGCACCCGTCCAGGCGATCGCCTTCACCCCCGACGGCTCCGTGCTCGCCACCGGCGCCACCGGCGTCGTCTGCCTGTGGGACATGACCTCCCGCCGGCTGATCGGCAATCCCCTCCCGCACCCCGGCACCGTCTCGTCCCTGATGTTCCACCCCAACGGCGACCTCCTCGCCACCGGCGGCACCGACGGCAAGATCCGCCTCTGGCAGCCGTGA
- a CDS encoding DUF6504 family protein, which translates to MSRIYGDPIEVWTREDDPVRFVWRDRLYVVRRVLDHWVTSREWWKIADSDPGERRFWRVEASPGGQAGTYELRYDTASEGWLLLRAWD; encoded by the coding sequence TTGAGCAGAATCTACGGCGATCCCATCGAGGTGTGGACGCGGGAGGACGACCCCGTCCGCTTCGTCTGGCGGGACCGGCTGTACGTCGTGCGCCGCGTCCTCGACCACTGGGTGACCTCCCGCGAGTGGTGGAAGATCGCCGACAGCGACCCGGGTGAGCGGCGCTTCTGGCGGGTCGAGGCCAGCCCCGGCGGCCAGGCCGGCACCTACGAGCTGCGGTACGACACCGCGAGCGAAGGCTGGCTGCTGCTGAGAGCGTGGGACTGA
- a CDS encoding alpha/beta fold hydrolase produces the protein MLITAHVNGVGLAYWMEGTTGPPLILLHGRTANHTDWGTSIPYFAGRHRVYAVDLRGHGASEHTGDYSFPTMAQDLRALLDHLKLDRATVIGHSLGGVVAYHFAMTHPHRLDRLVLEDPPPPFPMIRPPVEEDDSTGFDWQMVHQTEAQFTTPDPTWPKALSQITTPTLIISGGQRSHVRAELLAPLIPGSHLTTLDTGHLVHSTDPNAFHTTVDAFLGA, from the coding sequence ATGCTGATCACGGCACACGTCAACGGCGTCGGCCTGGCCTACTGGATGGAAGGCACCACCGGCCCACCGCTGATCCTCCTGCACGGCCGCACCGCCAACCACACCGACTGGGGCACCTCCATCCCCTACTTCGCCGGCCGCCACCGCGTCTACGCCGTCGACCTGCGCGGCCACGGCGCCAGCGAGCACACCGGCGACTACAGCTTCCCCACCATGGCGCAAGACCTCCGCGCGCTCCTCGACCACCTCAAACTCGACCGCGCCACCGTCATCGGCCACTCACTCGGCGGTGTGGTGGCCTACCACTTCGCCATGACCCACCCCCACCGCCTGGACCGCCTCGTCCTGGAGGACCCCCCACCCCCCTTCCCCATGATCCGTCCCCCGGTGGAGGAGGACGACTCCACCGGCTTCGACTGGCAGATGGTCCACCAGACCGAAGCCCAGTTCACCACTCCGGACCCCACCTGGCCCAAAGCCCTGTCCCAGATCACCACCCCGACCCTGATAATCTCCGGCGGCCAGAGAAGCCACGTCAGAGCCGAACTCCTGGCCCCTCTGATCCCCGGCTCCCACCTCACCACCCTCGACACCGGCCACCTGGTCCATTCGACCGACCCGAATGCCTTCCACACCACCGTGGACGCGTTCCTCGGCGCCTGA